The proteins below come from a single Gordonia pseudamarae genomic window:
- a CDS encoding NAD-glutamate dehydrogenase encodes MSVPQLTVNVDQVAPRYLGVRAADQAEGGSAADPAALDRVHRHLEVAARRQPGETTVAVAASAAGGVEIIVVADDMPLLVEAVLATVEAHALTVDGIDHPVLPVVRRADGVLVAVEESGSATAESWIHVRASAAKAGIDTSAFGDDLATVIDRVADVQRDFGPMRTALHECARACEKAPGDTHERAGYVELLDWFASSRFTLLGHEFVSTTGEPTSGGVGDLGIRRADAIAALACAPVRQWPVVSRVYLRTGIQRSAFPVLLQVPEFGADGELTGEHRFLGDFTTWGRHQSILDIPVIGPKVTDVLLHAGVDADSFAGQSIIELLQNYPLVELFCLSAEDLALRSREMLDAVDSRSLRWFVRATPGAQTASALVYLPRDRYTTAVRLSVQHEIASSLHATDLEYTARVSELPLALLQLLVRVDDTEIAALGSLEPGSASHTRIQQALADLIRGWDDRVRALVPGAVAELAALPSTTLAGEDGAETVLRMVPTLTEDYKESRSPEDAVVDLAHVVGLSPGGMTVTLREHADSARWTFTLYLCGESVTLTDVLPVLQSLGVAVLDEHPYELDRADGVPCWAYEFGVTLAPGITSDPDGAGDLATRFTAAFGALWRGEAEVDAFNALIVRCGLDWRAVAILRACYRYLRQIGFGYSTGHSATVLGDEREVTLGLVAVFGASFDPDAADEDSRAAAVADLRRDIGAVIGLDADRIVSAFAAVVLAVVRTNVYVTDRQVPGAVMSFKLDTRDIAQAPQPRPLHEIFVYSPRVEGVHLRFGDVARGGLRWSDRREDFRTEILGLVKAQAVKNAVIVPLGAKGGFVLKRAPVATGDAAADRDALRAEGVECYRQFISGLLDVTDNIDTATGAVVPARSVVRRDGDDTYLVVAADKGTATFSDIANGVAAQYGFWLGDAFASGGSAGYDHKAMGITARGAWESVKRHFREIGIDTQTQDFTVVGVGDMSGDVFGNGMLLSGHIRLVAAFDHRHIFVDPNPDAAQSFTERKRLFDLPRSSWADYDPALIGEGGGVWPRDQKAIPVSTQMARALGIEESTGVLSPPELIRAILLAPVDLLWNGGIGTYIKASTESNPDVGDKANDAIRVDGNQVRATVIGEGGNLGVTEHGRIEFDLAGGRINTDAMDNSAGVDCSDHEVNIKVLLDTAVTAGTLPAAQRNPLLSSMTDEVARLVLADNIAQNAELGFSRSDAPGWAEVHARLLGSLAERGVDLRLEALPTPTELRKRVHGETGRALTSPELAALMAHVKLLAKADLLAGDLIDNDVFDGRLAQYFPEVLRGPYAEELRTHRLRREIVATTLVNEVVARVGITHLFRLAEGSAVGSEDGVRAFVVVNEVFGMGEVFDRIAAAPVDVRTVDEMLNYARRLVFRASRWLLAGRPQPLAVAAEITRYSGQVARLTPLLPGWFGESSARDVDDRTASYRAAGVPADIAHDAAISLHRFCLLDIIDAAEISDTDSAEVGALYFAVMEHFGVEGLLTAVSVLDHGDRWHALARLALRDDMHATLRAVTLQVLTLGEPGESPADMIAEWEQSQSSRLARVRSMLAEIEESGTLDLATLSVATRQLRSLLR; translated from the coding sequence ATATCCGTGCCGCAGCTGACGGTGAACGTCGATCAGGTCGCACCGAGGTACCTCGGTGTTCGGGCCGCAGATCAGGCGGAGGGAGGCTCGGCGGCCGATCCGGCCGCACTCGACCGGGTGCACAGGCACCTCGAGGTCGCCGCCCGCAGACAGCCCGGCGAGACCACCGTGGCGGTGGCCGCATCGGCGGCCGGCGGCGTGGAGATCATCGTCGTCGCAGACGACATGCCTCTGCTGGTGGAGGCGGTCCTGGCCACCGTCGAGGCGCACGCGCTGACCGTCGACGGTATCGACCACCCGGTACTGCCCGTCGTGCGCCGGGCCGATGGTGTGCTGGTCGCGGTCGAGGAGTCGGGTTCGGCGACAGCCGAGTCATGGATCCATGTGCGCGCGTCGGCGGCCAAGGCCGGCATCGACACGTCAGCCTTCGGCGACGATCTGGCCACCGTGATCGACCGGGTCGCCGACGTCCAGCGAGACTTCGGGCCGATGCGGACGGCGTTGCACGAATGCGCGCGTGCCTGTGAGAAGGCGCCGGGCGACACCCACGAGCGGGCCGGGTACGTCGAACTGCTCGACTGGTTCGCGAGTTCTCGATTCACCCTCCTTGGCCACGAATTCGTTTCCACAACAGGTGAACCGACATCCGGCGGGGTCGGGGACCTGGGTATCCGGCGTGCCGATGCGATCGCCGCACTGGCGTGCGCGCCGGTGCGGCAGTGGCCCGTGGTGTCGCGGGTGTACCTGCGCACGGGTATCCAGCGATCGGCCTTTCCGGTGCTGCTCCAGGTTCCGGAATTCGGCGCCGACGGCGAACTCACCGGCGAGCACCGCTTCCTGGGGGACTTCACCACCTGGGGCAGGCACCAGTCGATCCTCGACATCCCGGTGATCGGGCCCAAGGTGACCGATGTGCTGCTTCACGCGGGTGTCGACGCCGATTCGTTTGCGGGACAGTCGATTATCGAACTGTTACAGAACTATCCGCTGGTGGAGCTGTTCTGCCTCAGTGCCGAGGACCTGGCGCTGCGCAGTCGGGAGATGCTCGACGCCGTCGATTCGCGATCCCTGCGATGGTTCGTGCGGGCCACACCGGGCGCGCAGACCGCCTCGGCGTTGGTGTACCTGCCCCGGGACCGGTACACCACGGCAGTACGGCTGAGTGTGCAGCACGAGATCGCCAGCAGTCTGCATGCCACCGACCTGGAGTACACCGCCCGGGTCAGCGAACTGCCGCTGGCGTTGCTGCAACTGCTGGTACGCGTCGATGACACCGAGATCGCGGCACTGGGTTCGCTCGAACCGGGGTCGGCCTCGCACACGCGGATCCAGCAGGCGCTCGCCGACCTGATCCGCGGATGGGACGACCGGGTCCGGGCGCTCGTTCCGGGTGCGGTCGCCGAACTGGCGGCGTTGCCTTCGACGACCCTCGCCGGGGAGGACGGCGCCGAGACCGTGCTGCGGATGGTCCCGACGCTCACCGAGGACTACAAGGAGAGCCGTTCACCCGAGGATGCCGTGGTCGATCTCGCCCACGTCGTCGGCCTGTCACCCGGCGGCATGACCGTCACGCTGCGCGAACACGCCGACTCCGCGCGATGGACGTTCACGCTGTACCTGTGTGGGGAATCGGTCACGCTCACCGATGTGCTCCCGGTGTTGCAGAGCCTTGGTGTCGCGGTCCTCGACGAGCATCCCTACGAGCTGGACCGGGCCGACGGCGTGCCCTGCTGGGCCTACGAATTCGGCGTCACCCTTGCTCCGGGCATCACCAGCGACCCGGACGGCGCCGGCGACCTGGCCACGCGGTTCACCGCCGCCTTCGGAGCACTCTGGCGTGGGGAGGCCGAGGTCGATGCCTTCAACGCGCTGATCGTGCGGTGCGGCCTGGACTGGCGGGCCGTGGCCATCCTGCGGGCCTGCTATCGCTATCTCCGGCAGATCGGTTTCGGCTACAGCACGGGACATTCGGCGACGGTGCTCGGCGATGAGCGGGAGGTGACGCTGGGTCTGGTGGCGGTGTTCGGTGCGTCGTTCGATCCCGACGCCGCCGACGAGGACAGCCGTGCGGCCGCGGTCGCCGACCTGCGCCGCGACATCGGTGCGGTGATCGGACTCGACGCCGACCGCATCGTCTCGGCGTTCGCCGCAGTCGTTCTGGCCGTGGTCCGCACCAACGTCTACGTCACCGACCGGCAGGTGCCGGGCGCGGTGATGTCGTTCAAACTCGACACCCGGGACATCGCACAGGCACCGCAGCCGCGCCCACTGCACGAGATCTTCGTGTACTCGCCGCGGGTGGAGGGCGTGCATCTGCGTTTCGGTGACGTGGCACGAGGCGGTCTGCGCTGGTCCGATCGCCGCGAGGACTTCCGAACCGAGATCCTGGGTCTGGTGAAGGCACAGGCGGTGAAGAACGCGGTGATCGTGCCGCTGGGCGCCAAGGGTGGTTTTGTGCTCAAGCGGGCGCCGGTGGCCACCGGCGACGCCGCTGCCGACCGCGACGCGCTGCGGGCCGAAGGCGTCGAATGCTATCGCCAGTTCATCTCGGGGCTGCTCGATGTCACCGACAACATCGACACCGCGACCGGTGCGGTGGTGCCGGCCCGGTCGGTGGTGCGTCGTGACGGCGACGACACCTACCTGGTGGTCGCCGCAGACAAGGGCACCGCCACGTTCTCCGACATCGCCAACGGCGTTGCCGCACAATACGGATTCTGGCTCGGTGATGCCTTCGCCTCGGGCGGTTCGGCCGGCTACGACCACAAGGCGATGGGCATCACCGCCCGCGGTGCATGGGAATCGGTCAAACGGCATTTTCGGGAGATCGGGATCGACACCCAGACACAGGATTTCACCGTCGTCGGAGTGGGCGACATGAGCGGCGACGTGTTCGGTAACGGCATGCTGCTGTCCGGGCACATCAGGCTGGTGGCGGCCTTCGATCATCGGCACATCTTCGTCGATCCGAATCCGGATGCGGCGCAATCATTCACCGAACGCAAGCGGCTGTTCGATCTGCCGAGGTCATCGTGGGCCGACTACGATCCGGCGTTGATCGGTGAGGGCGGTGGGGTGTGGCCGCGCGACCAGAAGGCCATCCCGGTGAGCACGCAGATGGCCCGGGCGCTGGGCATCGAGGAGAGCACCGGCGTGCTGTCGCCTCCCGAACTGATCAGGGCGATCCTGCTCGCACCGGTGGACCTGCTGTGGAACGGCGGTATCGGTACCTACATCAAGGCCTCCACCGAATCGAACCCGGACGTCGGTGACAAGGCCAACGACGCCATCCGGGTGGACGGGAATCAGGTGCGCGCCACCGTCATCGGTGAGGGCGGCAACCTGGGCGTGACCGAACACGGACGGATCGAGTTCGATCTGGCCGGTGGCCGCATCAACACCGACGCGATGGACAATTCGGCGGGTGTGGACTGTTCCGACCACGAGGTGAACATCAAGGTGCTGCTCGACACCGCCGTCACCGCCGGCACATTGCCCGCCGCGCAGCGAAACCCACTGCTCAGTTCGATGACCGACGAGGTCGCCCGCCTGGTGTTGGCCGACAATATCGCGCAGAACGCCGAACTCGGCTTCTCCCGCAGCGATGCACCCGGCTGGGCCGAGGTGCACGCCCGGTTGTTGGGCTCGCTCGCCGAGCGTGGCGTCGACCTGCGGCTGGAGGCCCTGCCGACGCCGACCGAACTGCGCAAGCGGGTACACGGCGAGACGGGCCGCGCGTTGACCTCGCCGGAGCTGGCCGCCCTGATGGCGCACGTGAAACTGCTCGCCAAGGCCGACCTCCTCGCCGGGGACCTCATCGACAACGACGTCTTCGACGGGCGTCTGGCGCAATACTTCCCCGAGGTGCTGCGCGGTCCGTACGCCGAGGAGCTGCGCACCCACCGGCTGCGCCGGGAGATCGTGGCCACCACCCTCGTCAACGAGGTGGTGGCGCGGGTCGGGATCACCCATCTGTTCCGGCTGGCCGAGGGGTCGGCGGTGGGTTCGGAAGACGGCGTGCGGGCGTTCGTCGTGGTCAACGAGGTGTTCGGCATGGGCGAGGTGTTCGACCGCATCGCCGCCGCCCCCGTCGACGTGCGCACCGTGGACGAGATGCTGAATTACGCGCGCAGGCTGGTGTTCCGGGCATCGCGATGGCTGCTGGCCGGCCGTCCGCAACCACTCGCGGTGGCCGCCGAGATCACGCGCTACTCGGGTCAGGTCGCCCGGCTCACCCCGTTGCTGCCCGGCTGGTTCGGCGAAAGCTCGGCGCGCGACGTCGATGACCGCACGGCCTCCTACCGGGCCGCCGGAGTGCCCGCCGACATCGCACATGACGCGGCGATCAGCCTGCACCGCTTCTGCCTGCTCGACATCATCGACGCCGCCGAGATATCGGACACCGATTCGGCGGAGGTCGGTGCGCTCTACTTCGCGGTGATGGAGCACTTCGGCGTCGAGGGGCTGCTCACCGCGGTCAGTGTCCTCGACCACGGTGACCGTTGGCATGCGCTGGCGCGTCTGGCACTGCGCGACGACATGCACGCGACCCTGCGCGCGGTCACGCTTCAGGTTCTGACGCTCGGCGAGCCGGGGGAGTCCCCGGCGGACATGATCGCCGAATGGGAGCAGTCCCAGTCC
- the ettA gene encoding energy-dependent translational throttle protein EttA — protein sequence MAEKFIYTMKRVRKAHGDKVILDDVTMSFYPGAKIGVVGPNGAGKSSILKIMAGIDQPSNGEAFLDPESTVGILLQEPPLNEEKTVKGNVEEGMGEIKVKLDRFNEVAELMATDYSDELMEEMGKLQEELDNADAWDLDSQLEQAMDALRCPPADSPVTHLSGGERRRVALCKLLLSKPDLLLLDEPTNHLDAESVLWLEQFLASYPGAVLAVTHDRYFLDHVAEWICEVDRGKLIPYEGNYSTYLEKKAERLEVQGKKDQKLQKRLKEELAWVRSGAKARQTKNKARLQRYEEMAAEAEKTRKLDFEEIQIPTPPRLGDVVVEVGHLDKGFDGRILIKDLSFTLPRNGIVGVIGPNGVGKTTLFKTIVGLEEPDSGTVKVGETVKLSYVDQTRANIDPKKTVWEVVSDGLDYIEVGQNEMPSRAYVSAFGFKGPDQQKRSEVLSGGERNRLNLALTLKEGGNLILLDEPTNDLDVETLGSLENALESFPGCAVVISHDRWFLDRTCTHILAWEGNVEEGQWFWFEGNFEAYETNKVDRLGADAARPHRVTHRKLTRD from the coding sequence CGTCGTCGGCCCGAACGGCGCCGGCAAGTCGTCGATCCTCAAGATCATGGCAGGCATCGACCAGCCGTCCAACGGCGAGGCGTTTCTCGATCCCGAGTCCACCGTCGGCATTCTCCTGCAGGAACCGCCCCTCAACGAGGAGAAGACGGTCAAGGGGAACGTCGAGGAGGGGATGGGTGAGATCAAGGTCAAGCTCGACCGTTTCAACGAGGTCGCCGAGCTGATGGCCACCGACTACTCCGACGAACTCATGGAGGAGATGGGCAAACTCCAGGAAGAGCTCGACAACGCCGACGCCTGGGATCTCGACTCCCAGCTCGAACAGGCGATGGACGCGCTGCGCTGCCCGCCCGCCGACTCGCCCGTCACCCACCTGTCCGGTGGTGAACGGCGCCGCGTCGCGCTGTGCAAACTCCTGCTGAGCAAGCCCGACCTGCTGCTGCTCGACGAGCCGACCAACCACCTCGACGCCGAGAGCGTGCTGTGGCTCGAGCAGTTCCTCGCGAGCTATCCGGGGGCTGTGCTGGCCGTGACCCACGACCGGTACTTCCTCGACCACGTCGCGGAATGGATCTGTGAGGTCGACCGCGGCAAGTTGATCCCGTACGAGGGCAACTACTCCACGTATCTGGAGAAGAAGGCCGAGCGCCTGGAGGTGCAGGGCAAGAAGGACCAGAAGCTGCAGAAGCGGCTCAAGGAAGAACTGGCCTGGGTACGTTCGGGGGCCAAGGCCCGCCAGACCAAGAACAAGGCCCGTCTGCAGCGCTACGAGGAGATGGCGGCCGAGGCGGAGAAGACGCGCAAGCTCGACTTCGAGGAGATTCAGATCCCCACCCCGCCGCGCCTGGGTGATGTGGTGGTGGAGGTGGGTCACCTCGACAAGGGCTTCGACGGCCGCATTCTGATCAAGGATCTGTCGTTCACGTTGCCGCGCAACGGTATCGTCGGTGTCATCGGCCCCAACGGTGTTGGTAAGACCACGCTGTTCAAGACCATCGTCGGCCTGGAGGAGCCCGATTCGGGCACCGTCAAGGTGGGCGAGACGGTCAAGCTGAGCTACGTCGACCAGACCCGCGCCAACATCGACCCCAAGAAGACGGTGTGGGAGGTGGTCTCCGACGGCCTCGACTACATCGAGGTCGGTCAGAACGAAATGCCTTCGCGCGCTTACGTCAGCGCATTCGGATTCAAGGGACCCGACCAGCAGAAGCGGTCGGAGGTGCTCTCCGGTGGTGAGCGCAACCGGCTGAACCTGGCACTGACGCTCAAAGAGGGCGGCAACCTGATCCTGCTTGACGAGCCGACCAACGACCTCGACGTGGAAACCCTCGGTTCGCTGGAGAACGCGCTGGAGTCGTTCCCCGGCTGTGCCGTGGTGATCTCCCACGACCGGTGGTTCCTGGACCGGACCTGTACCCATATCCTCGCCTGGGAGGGCAATGTGGAAGAGGGGCAATGGTTCTGGTTCGAGGGCAACTTCGAGGCCTATGAGACCAACAAGGTCGACCGGCTCGGTGCCGACGCGGCCCGCCCGCATCGGGTGACCCATCGCAAACTGACCCGCGACTGA